The window TATGGATGCCGCCGAAGCTGTTCCCCGCCCACGCATACGACACCCGCACCCAGCACGACGCGTTCTGGTCGCGCACCGGCGAGCGGTCCCAGTGGAACTTCAGCTTCACGCGCCCGTACTGGTCCGTCCAGATGTCCTGCCCCTGCGGCCCGGTCACGACCGCCGTCTGCGGCCCGCGCGTGCGCGGCCGCGGCACCGTGCGCGGCGGCCGGAACACCGTGGTCGCGGGCTGCACGACGAACGACGTGCCGATCCGGAATTCGCCCTGCCCCGTCGCGCCGACCGTTTCCACCGCTTCGAACGACGCGCCGAGCACCAGGTACTCACAGTTCGCGCCGCCATGCGGATAGCCCTCCAGCGTGAACGTCGTGCCGCACACGACGTCGCGCACGTTGCCGCCGCCCGACGCGCGCTCCCCTTGCGCACGCACTTCCTCCATCCGCACCCGCGCGAAATGATCGCCGTGCGCCGGGTCCGCATAGTCGCCCGGCCATTCGTAGCGCTCGAGCCCGTTGTGCGCGGTGTCCTGCGGCAGCGCATTCTCGACGCCGAGCCGCGCGTTCGGCTTCTCGAAATCGAAGTCGTTCGTGGTCCAGCGGCCGGACTGGATGCGCTCCGTCGTGTTGAACGCGTCGACATGCTCCATGTCGATCTTGTGCCCGGGCGGGTAGTACCGCAGCGTGCGGTACGCGGCGCTGTCGACGGGCTTGTGCGCGCCCAGGTGATCGACGAGCACCATCCGGTGCACCTTGTTCGAGTGCTCGAAGAACCAGTAGATGCCGTGCTCCTGCATCAGCCGCTGGATGAACGCGAAATCCGTCTCGCCGTACTGCACCTGGTAGACGAGCTTCGGATACCGGCCGCTCAGCCGCTTGTCATAGGAATACGAATACGCTTTCAGCACCTCGTCGATGATCTCGTCGACGGTCTTGTTCTGGAAGATCCGGTAGTCCGAGCGCTGGTCGGCGAGGTAGATCCACGGCTGCATCGTCAGGCGGTAACGGCACTGGCGGTTCAACTGCCCTTCGAAGCTCGCGCCGGTCACGATGCCGCTGATCTCGCGCTTGCCCTGCCCGATATGGGCAGCACCGGAGATTCCCGGCATCCCGGGCACGAACGAGCCCATGCCGTCGAGCTGCACGGTCACGGTCAGCGCCTTGCCGATCATCGCCTTCAGGTCGAGGTTGGCGGCCTGCTCTTCCGGCATCGTCAGGTCCGGCGGGGTCAGGCAGTCGAGCGTGTACGCGTAGATCTCCGACAACGCTTCGTTGCCGTGGATCGCGCCCAGCTGCAGCGCGGGTTCGCCGACGGGCGTCGTCGGCAGCGCGGGACCGCCGACCATCACGGTGCGTGCGGCAGGAACATTCGGCATGACGGAATCCCTCCAGAAACGGTATCAAGCGGTGAAGCGCGCCGAAATGCGCGCGGCGTATCCCAGTGCTGTCATGGCGCGTCGCCGGCCCATAGCGCGAGCAGTTCCGCGGGGATCGCATGCACCACTTCCGCATAGCGCTTCCCGACCAGATGTTCTGCACGCCTGAGCAGCACCGGAACCGGGCTGCTCGGCTCGTGCTGCTCGAACCACAGGCGCGCGTCGCGGATCAATTTGGCCGCGGCGACACGATCCGGCGGTGTCCCGCGCACGCTGGGACGCACGGCATCCGCAACGCCTTCGGCGGGCGCCGGCCACGTTTCGTCCGGCTGCGCGCCGCCGGCGTCCTGCAGCGGCGGCGCGTCGTCGAGCGCCGCGTCCAACGCCATGTCCGCCGCGCGTGCTTGTCGTCCCGCGACGAGCCGAAGCAGCGCTTCGAGCGCGGACAGGTCGGGCGCATATGCGTCGAGGTGGTCGCGACTCCATGCGTCGATCGCGGCAACGCTCGCGAGCGTATCGTCGAATCCGGCCAGCGCCGCCGGCTGCTGCGCGCGCAGCTCGTCGAGCTGGCGCAGCACCGACTCCGGCGCCAGCGCGTCGGCCGCGCGCGGCTGCGCGAACGCGCGTTCGACGTCGCGCATCTGCAGGCGGATCGCGGTCGACCGGGCGAGCGTGATCTCGCGCACGTCCGCGAGCAGGCCGTCGGGGTCGGTCAGCGCCTGCAGCGCATTCATCCGGATCTCCAGCGCGGCGTCGCGATCGGCGTCGACGCCGGGCTGCGGGTGAATCCCGTCCGCGAACGCGGCCAGCCAGCCGGCCAGCAGGCCCGCGCCTTCCGCGAGGCCCGCCGCGCCGCCGAGCCGGGTGCGGCAGCGGGTGAACAGGATCGCGAGGCGCATGTCCTTGCTGCGCATCATCAGCCGCCGGCAGTCGCGCTCGACGTCGTTCCAGTTCACCGGTTCCGGCGAGCCGACGAAGTCGCCGTACTGGGCTTCCGCGCGCGGCGCGACCTTCGCCGCCAGCACGACGAACTCGGGATCGTATTCAAGGTCCGCGCCGCAAGGCGCGGCGGGATCGACCGGCGCCATCCAGTCGTGCGTGTTCGGCGTGCGCGCGGCGGCGGAGCGGCCGGCGTGGGTTCGGTGGTGGCTCATCGTGTTTGTTCCTGCGCGGTGGAATCAGGCGGGCCGCCGTGTCGGGCGAACTGGTCGACATACCGCTCGGGCTCGAAGCGCATGCCCGTCACGGGCTCGCCGGAAGGCGAGCGCCCCAGCCACCCGGACCAGCCGAGCTGCTGCGGCCCGCCGATCACGGCCGGCGGCGCGCCGTTGGGCCGGATGTGCAACTCCAGTTCCCATTCGAATTCGTAGCCGACGAACGCCCGCACCCATTCGACGAGTTGCGGCAGGTCCTCGCCCTGCGGCGTGAAGCGCAGGTAATCGTCGATGTCGAGCGGCCCGACGACGAGGCGGAACTTGTGCTGACGGTCCGGCACCACCTCGCCGAGCAGCGCGCCTTCCGCCATCGTCGACGCGCTGCCCGGCCGGCCCAGGCGGCTGTGTTCGAGCGGGTCCACCGCGATCCAGTGCAGCACGTTTTCCTCGAGCGCGACCGGCACGCCGAAATACCGTTCGAGCGTCATGCGCAGGCCGTCCGGATTGCGCGCCTCGCGCACCAGGTGCGGCGACGCCGACAGCCGCGCATGCGCGGGCAACGGGCGGCGGCCGATCTCGCCGGTGTCCTGGCCGGTGAGGCACGCGACGTAGAACGAGAACCGTTCATCGTCGGGCCGGTCGAGGCCGGCCGCCGCCTGCGCCGACGCCCACGCGCGGTACAGCAGCGTCAGGTAGCGATGGTGGAAGATGTCGAGGAAGTTGCAGAGCGTCGGATCGCGGCGGCTCTCCTCGCGGTCGCGCGCGATCTCCGTCACATGGATCGGCAGCGGCCCGTTCGGCCCGAGCATGCCGAGGCCGAACAGGCGCACGCGGATGCGCCCGGCCGCGTCGCCGACGCTCGCGATCTCGCGCGGCGAGAACGCCAGGCTCGGCTGCTGGCCGAGCCGGAACGGCTCCGCCTGCGGGCGCTTCGCGGTGCCGACCGGATCGATGCGCGGGTCCGCGCCGACGCGCCGCAGCAGCGACAGGAAGCCGTAGCGCCACGGCTCGGCCTGCAGGTGCGCGCGCAACTGCGGCGACAGCGCGGCTTCGGGCACGGCAGGCACGTCGGTCTCGGGCATCGCGCGCATCGTCATGCCCCTCCCCGCGCGCCCATGCGCACCGGCCAGCGGGCGATGCGGCCGCGCTGCACCGAGTGCAGCTCGGTCTGCGTGAAGACGTTGATCGACACGTGTCGCGCCAGATAGTGTTCGAGCACCACGCCGAACAGGTACGGGCTCACGCCGGAAAACCCCGGCTCGTCGACGGTCAGCGCGCATTCGATCCCGCGCCCGAACACGAGCGGCCCCGCGCCGGGCAGCTTGCGGGTCACCGGCCGCGTCTTCACGCCGATCAGGCTCTCGATCTGCCGGCGGTTGTCGGCCTCGTCGCCGGCCGCGAACAGCCGCAGCAGGTCGCGCAGGCCCTGGCCGCCGGGCCGGTGGTCGAGTTCCTCGAGCGGCAGGTAATTGAAATTGAGCTGGCGGATCAGCCGCCACGCCATCTCGCGCTCCGCGAACGGCGGCTTCGGCACGCTCGGCGCGCGGATCAGCCCGACGCTTTTGAGCGGCGCGGATTCGGCCACCGTCAGGTCGTTCACGCCGTCGCGCGGCACGAGACTCGGCAGGTCGCGGTTCGTCACCAGCGCGTCGACCGACAGGTAGCGGATGTCCTCGCCATAAGGCGCCTCGTTCTGGTCGACGAGCGACACGAACATCTCGGTGCCGACGTAGGGCGTGCGCGTGCCGTAGCGGCGCGCCGAATCGGATGCGAGCCGGCTTTCGCGGCGCGTCGAGAAATAGCGGCCGTGATTGCGCTCGTCATCGTTCAGCGTCTGGTATAGCGGCCGGAACTCCAGCTCGGCCGAGGTCGCCGCGACCTGCCCGTACATCGCCTCGACCGAATACACCTCGTAGTCGAGCGGCGCGAGCCGCGCAGGCACCAGGTGAAATTCGGTCTGCCCGGACGACAGCTCGATGCGGTCCGTGTGGCGCGGAAACAGGTTGATCACCGGCGTGCAGAACAGCGCGAAGCGCGACGCATCGACGACGTTCGCGAGCCGCTCGGGCGACTGGTCGAGCAGCACGACGATCTCGACTTCCTGCCCGGTCACGCGGCGCAGGCCCGCTTCGAGCCCCGCCAGCGCGAAGAAATAGAACCGCGCCGGGCACGCGAAGTACTCGTGCAGCAGGTTGTGCCCGTGAAACTTCGACCACGTGAGCGGCAGCAGGCCCTGGTCGGCGCCGAGCCCCTCATGGACGACCGCATCGGCCGTCACCGCGGCAAGCGGCCGGCCCGGCGTCGCGAATTCGCCCGGCGCGCCGGTGATCGTCGCGATGCCGCCCGCGTGCAGCAGTTCGAACAGGTGCGACGCGACCTGGTCGTCGCCCGCCAGGTACAGCGGCAGGCGGTCGAGTCCCTTCAGGTCGGCGATGCGGACGTTGCCGGTCGTGCGCAGCCGCAGGCGCAGCGCGCCGCGCACCTGCGTGCCGGCCGGCACGTAGCGGTCGAGCGCCGGGATGTCGGGCGGAATCCCGGTCAGCCGCGCGTCGGCGATTTCCAGCGGATAGAGCACCACGTCCTGGCTGCTGCGGAACTGGCAGGCGGTCTTCTCGCCGGCCGGCACGCGCGCGGCGAACGCGGTGCCGCGCGCGATCGGAAAGCCGTCCGCGAGATTGCCTTCGGTGCGGCTCGGATACAGGCGCGCGACCGACATCGACGGCGTGGGCGCCACGTAGTTCGGATACAGCACTTCGAGCAGCCGGCCGGTGAAGCGCGGGAACTCCGCGTCGAGCTTGATCTGCATGCGCGCAGCCATGAAGCAGAACGACTCGATCAGCCGCTCGACATACGGGTCGGCCACGTCGCCCGCCTGCATGCCGAGCCGCCGCGCGATCTTCGGGTGCGCGTGCGCGAACTCGGTCGCGAGCTCGCGCATATAGATCAGTTCCTGGTTGTAGTAGTCGAGCAGTCGCGGATCCACTGGATAGCCCCGTTGGTCGTCTCGTTGATCGGGTCGCGCGTCAACGCGCGCGCATGCCGGTAATGCTCACCTGGCTCGTTTCCAGGTCGAGCGCGCTCTGCACCATGAATTCGATCGGATACGCGTCCATGCGGATCATCCCGCGCACCTCGAACGCCAGCACGTTGGCGAGGTTGCCCGCCTCGGCGTCCCGCGACGGTGCGACGACGAGCGTCTCCGGAATCAGCCGCGGCTCGAAGTCGAGAATCACGCGGCGGATCACCCGCTCGATCTCGGCCCATTTGCGCGACGCCATGAACGCGCCGGCGAGCGGCGGCATCCCGAAGTTGACGGTCGACGCCGCCGCTTCGGGATAGCGCTCCCGGTCGATGTGCGAATCGATGCTCATCGCGTTGAGCAGGAACGCGAGATCGCGCTGGACGATGCCGCGCATCTGCATGCGCGTCACCGCGTACTCGCCGGGGGCCTCGGTCTGGCGCCGCGGCGCGTCGTCGCGCAGGCGGTCGAGCAGCGTCGGGAGCAGGTACGCGTTCGCGCGGCGCGGCGACGCGACGCCGTCGCTGCCCGGGCGCGCAGCGCCGCCGCCGCGCGGTGCGCTCGTGCCGTTCTCGTGTGGGTTCATCGGCTTCTCCATTGCGTGCCGGTCGTCATTGCGCGTCGCAAGCCGGGGCCGGCACGGCTGCCGGCAGCGGGCTGTCGATCGCGAGCGTCTGGTGTTCCTGCCGCGTGAGCGCCGGCGGCAGGCTGGCCGCGCGGCGCGCGGCGCCCGCGTGGAATTCGGCCGGCGCAAACAGCCGCAGGATCTCCGGAACCGGCTCGGTGACGGCCGGATCCGGCCCGTCGCCCGGCGTCAGCGGGCCGAACGCGTCGTCGAGCACGCGCGCGCCCGACAGCAGCCCGGCGATCGAATCCGTTGCGTCGACGCCCTCGCGCGCGTCGCCCCCCAGGTCGGGCAGCGGCCGCCGGGCCGTCGTCATCTGCGCCGCCCAGCCGGCCGACAGCGAGGCCTGCGGATTTTCGAGCGCGCCGCAGTATTGTTCGTACAACGAATGCATCAGGTCGCGCGCCGGCGTCGAATCCGTGCTCGCATCGTCGGCCTGGCGGGACGCGAGCGCATCCGCCGCGATCACCGCGCCGATCAGGTCGAGCACCGCGTCGGCATCGCGCGGCATCGCGTCCGGCGAGCCGGCCAGCGGCACATCCAGCGTCGGCGCGTCGTCGGCGCTGGCGCGATGCGGCCGTGGCTCGGTGTAGTGCCAATCCGGCTCGATGCGGCGAACCGTTTTAAATGCGCGCATGCCTGCCTCCTCATACGCAATCCGTCAACGATGCAACCTGTTCCGGTCTCGATAACCGACCGGCGCGAATTACCTCAATCCAGCGTTTGCATATTTATCGATTCTAATTCATGAAATATGCACCCCGGAAATTCGATCAACCAAAAATCCAAATGCGGCGATTTTCAATATTTAACATTCTGACGCCCCGATTCTCATGCCAACCCGCCAATTCATTTAACAGAGTCTTGCAAATCTTCGTGATGCGAATCCTGTCACTTCATTTCTCGAAACAGTCGAACCGGGCATTGCGTGCCTCGCGTTGTCGCAGCCGGCGGTCCTGTGCGGCGCCTGCCTGCCCTCGCACCGCGCTCAACGCCAAGCCGAGGTTTCTGAAAGCAGATCATATCGATTGAATTTCGGATGCATCGCCAGCCCGAATGAAAATGAGACATACAACCGTGTTGAGCGAGACAAATTGCCCGATCTCCATTTTCATGAAATCGAGCCATATTTCTGAAAAACTCAAATGAGACACGCAGCTGCATCATGCGAGACAAATTGCTTGCCGCCCCTTTTTCAGACGATTGATCTTGCATTCCGTCGCTGGGTAGCATGTGTCAACGGATTCACGCAGCACATCGAATCACCCGCATATTCCGGCGATCAGGAAAATCCGGAATAAATCACCGCAAGGATCTGCTCATGGCGATTTCGCGTCTGGCGTTGTTCGGCAAGCTCGGGGGGACGCTCTTCAAGGGTGTCGAATCGGCGACGGCATTCTGCAAGCTGCGCGGCAACCCGTACGTCGAGCTGGTTCACTGGCTGCACCAGTTGCTGCAGCAGACCGACTCGGACCTGCACCGCATCGTCCGGCACGCCGGCATCGACCGCGACGCGCTGGATCGCGACGTGGCCCGGGCGCTCGCGGCGTTGCCGGCCGGCGCGAGCTCGATCAG of the Burkholderia ubonensis subsp. mesacidophila genome contains:
- a CDS encoding type VI secretion system Vgr family protein; protein product: MPNVPAARTVMVGGPALPTTPVGEPALQLGAIHGNEALSEIYAYTLDCLTPPDLTMPEEQAANLDLKAMIGKALTVTVQLDGMGSFVPGMPGISGAAHIGQGKREISGIVTGASFEGQLNRQCRYRLTMQPWIYLADQRSDYRIFQNKTVDEIIDEVLKAYSYSYDKRLSGRYPKLVYQVQYGETDFAFIQRLMQEHGIYWFFEHSNKVHRMVLVDHLGAHKPVDSAAYRTLRYYPPGHKIDMEHVDAFNTTERIQSGRWTTNDFDFEKPNARLGVENALPQDTAHNGLERYEWPGDYADPAHGDHFARVRMEEVRAQGERASGGGNVRDVVCGTTFTLEGYPHGGANCEYLVLGASFEAVETVGATGQGEFRIGTSFVVQPATTVFRPPRTVPRPRTRGPQTAVVTGPQGQDIWTDQYGRVKLKFHWDRSPVRDQNASCWVRVSYAWAGNSFGGIHIPRVGSEVIVDFENGDPDRPIVTGQVFNALHMPPWPLPDHATQSGMLSRTPAGSGEQANMLRFEDKPGEEQVKLHAQRNFDVSVERDATTAVGGKHLTLVGLELPPVSSTRSPLDRLIALFRQGSVPSSAVPGQGPAQQQQQRQQQQQQQQQQRQQQYQPLKQQRQLQSVGQVLAANVAQVLQSIAAALASKTAATNSTVQGTATSVRYGDGLNVVVGNNTAITSGNTRSEVNGISFSKNANSVSLNGLSVGLTGFSTSHTGTSVDTKGCGISATGASISETGVSVADTGVAISTAKKCKITNIKGIEIVY
- a CDS encoding type VI secretion system protein TssA; this encodes MAPVDPAAPCGADLEYDPEFVVLAAKVAPRAEAQYGDFVGSPEPVNWNDVERDCRRLMMRSKDMRLAILFTRCRTRLGGAAGLAEGAGLLAGWLAAFADGIHPQPGVDADRDAALEIRMNALQALTDPDGLLADVREITLARSTAIRLQMRDVERAFAQPRAADALAPESVLRQLDELRAQQPAALAGFDDTLASVAAIDAWSRDHLDAYAPDLSALEALLRLVAGRQARAADMALDAALDDAPPLQDAGGAQPDETWPAPAEGVADAVRPSVRGTPPDRVAAAKLIRDARLWFEQHEPSSPVPVLLRRAEHLVGKRYAEVVHAIPAELLALWAGDAP
- the tssG gene encoding type VI secretion system baseplate subunit TssG; its protein translation is MPETDVPAVPEAALSPQLRAHLQAEPWRYGFLSLLRRVGADPRIDPVGTAKRPQAEPFRLGQQPSLAFSPREIASVGDAAGRIRVRLFGLGMLGPNGPLPIHVTEIARDREESRRDPTLCNFLDIFHHRYLTLLYRAWASAQAAAGLDRPDDERFSFYVACLTGQDTGEIGRRPLPAHARLSASPHLVREARNPDGLRMTLERYFGVPVALEENVLHWIAVDPLEHSRLGRPGSASTMAEGALLGEVVPDRQHKFRLVVGPLDIDDYLRFTPQGEDLPQLVEWVRAFVGYEFEWELELHIRPNGAPPAVIGGPQQLGWSGWLGRSPSGEPVTGMRFEPERYVDQFARHGGPPDSTAQEQTR
- the tssF gene encoding type VI secretion system baseplate subunit TssF, which codes for MDPRLLDYYNQELIYMRELATEFAHAHPKIARRLGMQAGDVADPYVERLIESFCFMAARMQIKLDAEFPRFTGRLLEVLYPNYVAPTPSMSVARLYPSRTEGNLADGFPIARGTAFAARVPAGEKTACQFRSSQDVVLYPLEIADARLTGIPPDIPALDRYVPAGTQVRGALRLRLRTTGNVRIADLKGLDRLPLYLAGDDQVASHLFELLHAGGIATITGAPGEFATPGRPLAAVTADAVVHEGLGADQGLLPLTWSKFHGHNLLHEYFACPARFYFFALAGLEAGLRRVTGQEVEIVVLLDQSPERLANVVDASRFALFCTPVINLFPRHTDRIELSSGQTEFHLVPARLAPLDYEVYSVEAMYGQVAATSAELEFRPLYQTLNDDERNHGRYFSTRRESRLASDSARRYGTRTPYVGTEMFVSLVDQNEAPYGEDIRYLSVDALVTNRDLPSLVPRDGVNDLTVAESAPLKSVGLIRAPSVPKPPFAEREMAWRLIRQLNFNYLPLEELDHRPGGQGLRDLLRLFAAGDEADNRRQIESLIGVKTRPVTRKLPGAGPLVFGRGIECALTVDEPGFSGVSPYLFGVVLEHYLARHVSINVFTQTELHSVQRGRIARWPVRMGARGGA
- the tssE gene encoding type VI secretion system baseplate subunit TssE — protein: MNPHENGTSAPRGGGAARPGSDGVASPRRANAYLLPTLLDRLRDDAPRRQTEAPGEYAVTRMQMRGIVQRDLAFLLNAMSIDSHIDRERYPEAAASTVNFGMPPLAGAFMASRKWAEIERVIRRVILDFEPRLIPETLVVAPSRDAEAGNLANVLAFEVRGMIRMDAYPIEFMVQSALDLETSQVSITGMRAR
- a CDS encoding TagK domain-containing protein, translating into MRAFKTVRRIEPDWHYTEPRPHRASADDAPTLDVPLAGSPDAMPRDADAVLDLIGAVIAADALASRQADDASTDSTPARDLMHSLYEQYCGALENPQASLSAGWAAQMTTARRPLPDLGGDAREGVDATDSIAGLLSGARVLDDAFGPLTPGDGPDPAVTEPVPEILRLFAPAEFHAGAARRAASLPPALTRQEHQTLAIDSPLPAAVPAPACDAQ